In a single window of the Pleurodeles waltl isolate 20211129_DDA chromosome 4_2, aPleWal1.hap1.20221129, whole genome shotgun sequence genome:
- the LOC138293990 gene encoding olfactory receptor 1C1-like, protein MAQKNSTNVYQFILMGLSTNKNMQMLLAAVFIMIYISTLAANLLIIIVIRINLHLRTPMYFLLSNLSLLDLCTSSVTVPRMLVGLLLGRKTISFRGCFTQLFFFISFTCAEIFLLSVMSYDRYVAICQPLHYFVTMNKRFCTQLAIYSWSGGYLYSLFHTLLASRLSFCSSNVINHFFCDLPPLFNISCTDIFINILMVFITGGLLGLFSLLVAFTSYSYIISSVLQIRSTEGKYRAFSTCGSHLSVVIIFYGTLTFMYLRNTSSYELEKDRVVSIIYAVITPLLNPLIYSLRNRDIKTALKKAL, encoded by the coding sequence ATGGCCCAGAAGAACAGTACCAATGTCTATCAATTCATATTGATGGGGCTTTCCACTAACAAAAACATGCAGATGCTCTTAGCCGCAGTTTTCATAATGATCTACATCTCTACACTCGCAGCAAACCTTCTTATCATCATTGTCATCAGGATCAATCTTCATCTCCGGACACCAATGTATTTTCTCCTCAGTAATTTGTCTTTGTTGGACCTTTGCACCTCCTCCGTCACTGTTCCAAGGATGCTGGTTGGCCTACTCTTAGGAAGGAAGACCATCTCTTTCCGTGGTTGCTTCACAcagcttttctttttcatttccttcACATGTGCAGAAATATTCCTACTTTCAGTAATGTCTTATGATAGATATGTTGCAATCTGCCAACCATTGCATTATTTTGTTACCATGAACAAGAGATTTTGCACTCAGTTGGCGATTTATTCCTGGAGTGGTGGCTACCTCTATTCCTTGTTTCATACGCTGTTGGCATCCAGGTTGTCTTTCTGCAGTTCCAACGTCATCAACCACTTCTTTTGTGACCTCCCACCCCTGTTCAATATCTCTTGCACTGATATCTTCATCAATATATTGATGGTCTTCATCACTGGTGGCCTTTTAGGATTGTTTTCCCTGCTTGTGGCCTTCACCTCATATTCATACATAATTTCTTCTGTTCTACAGATTCGATCAACAGAGGGTAAATATAGAGCCTTTTCCACCTGCGGCTCCCATTTAAGTGTGGTCATCATTTTCTATGGGACACTGACTTTCATGTATTTACGAAACACGTCAAGCTATGAATTGGAGAAGGACAGGGTGGTGTCCATCATCTATGCTGTGATTACTCCATTGTTGAACCCGCTTATCTACAGCCTTAGAAATAGGGACATTAAAACAGCTCTCAAAAAGGCTTTGTAA